A stretch of Electrophorus electricus isolate fEleEle1 chromosome 3, fEleEle1.pri, whole genome shotgun sequence DNA encodes these proteins:
- the LOC113591780 gene encoding sterile alpha motif domain-containing protein 15, whose translation MATHILQKMAFLRWTCQDVAKWIESLGYPQYTECFTENFITGKKLVFVNCNYLPRLGITDFEYMKAVSAHVRELLGISEPLWSRSIADPPCDDMGMFLKLKSRTLEKADSFTYTQFINNHK comes from the exons ATGGCAACACACATACTGCAAAAAATGGCGTTCCTTAGATGGACTTGCCAGGATGTAGCGAAATGGATAGAATCTCTTGGCTATCCCCAGTACACG GAATGTTTCACTGAGAATTTCATCACAGGCAAGAAGCTGGTTTTTGTAAACTGCAATTATTTACCACGATTAGGAATCACTGACTTTGAATATATGAAG GCTGTCTCGGCACATGTCCGAGAGCTGCTGGGCATCTCTGAGCCTCTGTGGAGTCGGAGTATTGCAGACCCTCCATGTGatgatatggggatgtttctgAAGCTGAAGAGCAGGACTTTGGAAAAGGCAGATTCCTTCACCTATACTCAGTTCATCAACAACCACAAGTAA
- the lrfn5b gene encoding leucine-rich repeat and fibronectin type-III domain-containing protein 5 yields the protein METLFVYLMVIIMAVKAQKMQICPKRCICQVLSPNLATLCDKKGLLFVPPNIDRHTVELRLGDNFITSIKRKDFGNMTKLVDLTLSRNTIGSIAPHAFNDLENLRALHLDSNRLTRITNDTFSGMSKLHHLILNNNQLTHIHIGAFNDLLALEELDLSYNNLESAPWVAIQHMTSLHTLSLDHNMIDYIPEGTFSGLSKLKRLDVTSNKLQKLPPDPVFQRAGVLATSGVLGPSSFALSFGGNPLRCNCELLWLRRLRREDDLETCAAPQHLSGRYFWTVSEEEFLCEPPLITRHSQETQALEGQHVTLRCKARGDPDPIIHWIAPDGRLVSNSSRTVVHSDGTLDILISTVKDSGSFNCVASNPSGEAQQTVVLLITKLPHFTNDTSLIQEPDPGSSDIATSTRMGGDGDTPITNTKTGQEKRVLISEITSSSALVKFNLQRNIPGIRMFQIQYNGTYDDSLVYRMIPPASKNILVNNLAAGTLYDLCVLAIYDDAMTTLTATRVVGCVHFATEPQYLRCHFMQSQFLGGTIVVIIGGIIVASVLSFIIFLIVRYRLCNQEGVDKGIELGDIHSQSRSEQLQGCGIIKSMSKQVLGTERDSCRKVSPQLEAVPSPAPGLVPVPRPAKPALPDCTVTTSATSHSWHPASPGSRRPPHAASLKPASTLKPDMQASMELDNANKNNSTKAHTTSTQVRAYSTLVTPVSRQAQLESLHNYMTVPVGCMRVSRRHSLNVDSCKQTIYASYQQQTGSLRSKRSLSMSGGDLPQLDTSGRLHGKDSLSRSEWVLESTL from the exons ATGGAGACTCTATTTGTGTATTTGATGGTCATTATCATGGCAGTGAAAGCCCAGAAGATGCAAATATGTCCCAAACGTTGCATCTGTCAGGTGCTGTCTCCCAACCTAGCCACCTTATGTGATAAAAAGGGGCTGCTTTTTGTTCCCCCAAACATTGACAGACACACTGTTGAACTGCGGCTGGGTGACAATTTCATCACAAGCATCAAACGAAAAGACTTTGGCAACATGACCAAACTTGTAGACCTGACTCTCTCTAGGAACACAATAGGCTCTATCGCACCTCATGCTTTCAATGATTTGGAGAACCTGCGTGCCCTGCACCTGGACAGCAATCGTCTTACACGCATCACAAACGATACCTTTAGCGGCATGTCCAAACTCCACCATCTCATTCTAAACAACAACCAGCTCACTCACATCCACATTGGGGCCTTTAATGACCTCCTGGCTCTTGAAGAGCTTGACCTCTCTTACAACAACCTAGAGAGTGCCCCTTGGGTGGCCATCCAGCATATGACTAGCCTACACACCTTAAGCTTGGACCACAACATGATTGACTACATACCGGAAGGGACGTTTTCAGGACTCTCTAAGCTCAAACGGCTTGATGTCACCTCCAACAAGCTCCAGAAGCTTCCTCCTGATCCAGTCTTCCAGCGGGCAGGGGTTTTGGCCACCTCTGGTGTTCTGGGTCCATCTTCTTTTGCTCTGAGCTTTGGGGGGAACCCGCTACGCTGTAACTGTGAGTTGCTATGGCTGAGGAGGTTGCGACGAGAGGATGACCTGGAGACATGCGCAGCCCCACAGCACCTCTCCGGACGCTACTTCTGGACTGTTTCTGAGGAGGAATTCCTCTGTGAGCCTCCCCTCATCACTCGCCACTCACAGGAGACACAAGCACTAGAGGGCCAGCACGTTACGCTGCGCTGCAAAGCACGGGGTGACCCAGATCCCATTATTCACTGGATTGCCCCTGATGGCAGGCTTGTGTCTAACTCGTCCCGAACAGTGGTCCACAGTGATGGTACGCTAGACATCCTCATCAGCACAGTGAAGGACTCTGGCTCTTTCAACTGTGTTGCCTCCAACCCATCTGGAGAGGCTCAGCAAACTGTGGTGTTGCTTATCACCAAACTGCCACATTTTACCAACGACACAAGTCTAATACAGGAGCCTGACCCTGGCTCCTCAGACATAGCTACATCAACCAGGATGGGTGGAGATGGTGACACTCCTATAACCAACACCAAAACTGGACAGGAGAAGCGGGTATTGATCTCTGAAATCACATCCTCTTCAGCCCTAGTGAAATTCAACTTGCAACGGAATATTCCAGGAATTCGGATGTTCCAAATCCAGTACAATGGCACTTATGATGACTCTCTAGTTTATAG AATGATTCCCCCAGCAAGCAAAAACATCCTGGTCAACAACTTGGCCGCCGGGACATTATATGACCTCTGTGTGCTAGCCATTTATGATGATGCCATGACTACCCTCACGGCTACgcgtgtggtggggtgtgttcATTTTGCCACAGAACCGCAGTACCTCCGCTGTCACTTCATGCAGTCCCAGTTCCTTGGAGGCACCATTGTTGTCATCATTGGGGGAATCATCGTGGCCTCAGTTCTGTctttcatcatcttcctcattgTGCGCTACCGATTGTGCAACCAGGAGGGGGTGGATAAGGGCATAGAACTGGGGGACATTCACTCCCAGTCCAGGAGTGAGCAACTGCAGGGCTGTGGCATCATCAAGTCCATGTCCAAGCAGGTCCTGGGCACAGAGAGGGATTCGTGTCGGAAGGTGTCCCCCCAGCTGGAGGCTGTGCCCTCCCCAGCACCTGGGCTTGTGCCTGTGCCTCGGCCAGCCAAGCCCGCCCTGCCTGACTGCACCGTAACTACCTCAGCTACCAGTCACAGCTGGCATCCTGCCTCGCCTGGATCACGTCGCCCACCCCACGCTGCCTCACTCAAGCCCGCCAGCACGCTCAAGCCTGACATGCAGGCCAGCATGGAACTCGACAATGCCAACAAGAACAACTCGACCAAGGCACATACCACATCCACCCAAGTTCGCGCCTACTCCACCCTGGTGACCCCAGTTTCCAGGCAAGCTCAACTTGAATCCTTGCACAACTACATGACAGTTCCAGTGGGGTGCATGAGAGTGAGCCGTAGGCATTCTCTGAATGTAGACTCCTGCAAGCAGACCATCTACGCAAGTTACCAGCAGCAGACTGGCAGCCTGCGCTCCAAACGCAGTTTATCCATGAGTGGTGGGGATCTGCCCCAGCTGGACACTTCAGGCAGACTCCATGGGAAAGACTCACTGTCTCGGTCCGAGTGGGTTCTAGAAAGCACATTATAA